A single genomic interval of Demequina sp. NBRC 110054 harbors:
- a CDS encoding beta-galactosidase, which translates to MADSSWPRVDALAYGGDYNPEQWPREVWLEDVALMREAGVNLVSVGIFSWAMLEPREGEYDFAWLDDIISLLHDNGISVDLGTPSVSPPAWFFHAYPEARVTDKNGTVMGFGSRGMASHASPEYREAVARMAGKLAERYADHPAVVLWHIHNEYGVPVAEDFGPRAVAAWRRWLKDRYTDLDGLNAAWGTAFWGQRYGEWEHVVAPAATPTIANPAMKLDWARFTDDQLREC; encoded by the coding sequence ATGGCAGACAGCAGTTGGCCGCGCGTCGACGCACTGGCGTACGGCGGCGACTACAACCCCGAGCAGTGGCCTCGCGAGGTCTGGCTCGAGGATGTCGCGCTCATGCGCGAGGCCGGTGTCAACCTCGTCAGCGTCGGAATCTTCTCCTGGGCCATGCTCGAACCCCGCGAGGGCGAGTACGACTTCGCCTGGCTCGACGACATCATCTCCCTGCTGCACGACAACGGGATCTCCGTCGACCTCGGCACCCCGAGCGTGTCCCCGCCCGCGTGGTTCTTCCACGCGTACCCGGAGGCACGCGTCACCGACAAGAACGGCACCGTGATGGGCTTCGGCTCGCGCGGCATGGCGTCGCACGCCTCGCCTGAGTATCGGGAGGCCGTCGCCCGCATGGCGGGCAAGCTTGCCGAGCGCTACGCAGACCACCCCGCAGTGGTCCTGTGGCACATCCACAACGAGTACGGCGTGCCCGTCGCCGAGGACTTCGGCCCGCGCGCCGTCGCCGCGTGGCGGCGGTGGCTCAAGGACCGCTACACGGACCTGGACGGCCTCAACGCGGCCTGGGGCACGGCCTTCTGGGGACAGCGCTACGGCGAGTGGGAGCACGTCGTCGCCCCCGCGGCCACGCCGACCATCGCGAACCCCGCGATGAAGCTCGACTGGGCGCGCTTCACCGACGACCAGCTCCGCGAGTGCTT